The DNA window CCTGGCGCAGCGCGTCATCTCCACCATGCCGCCGAGTGAAATCGACGTGGTGATCCCGGTGCCCGAATCCAGCCGGCCCTCCGCCATGCAACTGGCCTGGAAGCTGGGGCGGCCCTACCGCGAAGGCTTCGTCAAGAACCGCTATGTCGGGCGCACTTTCATCATGCCCGGCCAGGCCGTGCGCAAGAAATCGGTGCGGCAGAAGCTCAACGCCATCACCCAGGAATTCGCCGGACGCAATGTGCTGCTGGTGGACGACTCCATCGTGCGTGGCACGACCTCGCGCGAGATCGTGCAAATGGCGCGCGAGGCCGGGGCGCGCAAGGTCTATCTGGCTTCGGCCGCGCCGCCGGTGCGCTACCCGAATGTCTATGGCATCGACATGCCCACGGGCCGCGAGTTGGTCGCGCATGAACGCAATATCGAGGAAGTGCGCCAGATCATCGGCGCCGATGCGCTGATCTATCAGGACCTGGAAGCGATGAAGCGCGCCGTGCGTCGCGAGCGTCCCGACATCGACACCTTCGAGGCTTCCTGCTTCGACGGCTGCTACATCACCGGCGATGTCGACGCGGCTTTGCTCGTGGGTTCGGGCGCCAACCGGGGCGAAGACTTCGGCAGCCGCTTGAACCTGCAGAATGCGGAGCAGGAGGAGTCCCAATCGTGAACGCGAACGACAAGGCCCTGAGCAAGGGCTTGCACATCGACACGCTGGCCGTGCGCGAGGCGCTGCCGCGCACGGCTTACGGCGAACACAGCGAAGCCCTGTTTCTCACCAGCAGCTTCGTGCATCCAGATGCCGCCACCGCCGCCGCGCGTTTTGCCGGTGAGGAGGACGGGTTTCTCTACTCGCGTTTTTCCAACCCCACCGTGGCCAGCATGGAGCGCCGCCTGGCGGCGCTCGAAGGCACGGAAGACGCCATCGGCACGGCCAGTGGCATGGGCGCCATCCTGCTGCTGATGCTGGGCCTGCTGCAGGCCGGCGACCATGTGGTGTGCTCGCGTTCGGTGTTCGGCTCCATCATCAAGCTCATCGGCGGCGAGTTCTCGCGCTTCGGCGTGGAAAGCAGCTTCGTGCCGCAGGACGATATCGCCGCCTGGAAAGCCGCCATTCGCCCCGGCAAGACCCGGCTGCTGTTCGCCGAGACGCCGACGAATCCGCTCACCGAGGTTTGCGACATCCGCGCCTTGGCCGATCTCGCCCACGATTGCGGCGCCCTGCTGGCGGTGGACAACTGCTTTTGCACGCCCGTCTTGCAACGCCCACGGGAACTCGGCGCCGACTTGGTGGTGCATTCCGCGACGAAGTATCTGGACGGCCAGGGCCGCGTGATTGCGGGCGCGGTGTGCGGCACGACCGAATTGATCGAGGGCCGGCTGCTGCCGGTGCAGCGCAGTGCGGGCATCAGCCTGTCGCCGTTCAACGCCTGGGTAGTGCTCAAGGGCCTGGAAACCCTTGGCCTGCGCATGCTGGCGCACAGCGCGCGCGCGCTCGAATTGGCCCGCTGGCTGCAAGCCCAGCCCGGCGTGGCGCGGGTGCATTACCCGGGGCTGGAGTCGCATCCCCAGCATGCCCTGGCCATGCGCCAGCAGGACGGGCAGGGGGGCGCGGTGCTCGCTTTCGAACTGGCTGCGTCCAACCCGGAAGAGGCACGGCGCCGCGCCTTCCATGTCATCGACCAGACCCGTCTGTGCTCCATCACCGCCAATCTGGGCGACACCAAAACCACCATCACCCATCCCGCCACCACCACCCACGGCCGGCTCAAGGACGAGCAACGGCAAGCCGCCGGCATCGGCCAGGGCTTGATCCGCTTGGCCGTCGGGCTGGAACATCAGCCCGACATCCAGGCCGACCTGGCGCGTGGACTTGGCACGCTCGCTTAAGCCATCAGGTCGCCAACTGTCAGCCAATCGCGAGCCAACTGGCCGCGTCAATTTCTCCAGCATGAGCGCAACAAACCCACCCATCCGCACCCGCTTCGCCCCGAGCCCGACCGGCTTCATCCATCTCGGCAATATCCGCGCCGCGCTCTATCCCTGGGCTTTTGCCCGGCATCACGGCGGCACCTTCATTCTGCGGATTGAAGACACCGACGTCGGACGCTCGACGCAGGAGGCGGTGCAAGTCATTCTCGACGGCATGGCCTGGATGGGCCTGGACCACGACGAAGGGCCGTTCTACCAAATGCAGCGCATGCCGCGCTACCGCGAGGCGCTGCGGCAATTGCAGGACGCCGGCCATGTCTACCCCTGCTACATGAGCACTGCGGAGCTCGATGCCTTGCGCGAGCGGCAGATGGCGGCCGGCCTCAAGCCGCGCTACGACGGCACCTGGCGGCCCGAGCCGGGCAAGACCCTGCCGCCGGTTCCTGCCGGCGTGCCGCCGGTGCTGCGCTTTCGCACGCCACTTGCCGGTGCCGTGGCCTGGGACGATCGGGTGAAAGGACCCGTCGAGTTCAGCAATGCCGAGCTTGACGACCTGGTCATCGCCCGACCGGACGGCACTCCCACCTACAACTTCTGCGTCGTGGTCGACGACATCGACATGCGCATCACCCATGTGATTCGTGGCGACGACCATGTCAACAACACGCCGCGGCAAATCCACATCTTCCGCGCCCTCGGCCACGAGCCGCCGGTCTATGCCCATCTGCCCACCGTGCTCAACGAGCAGGGCGAGAAGCTGTCCAAACGCAATGGGGCGAAGAGCGTGCTGCAGTACCGCGATGAAGGTTATCTGCCCGATGCCATGGTGAACTACCTCGCGCGCCTGGGCTGGTCGCATGGCGACGCGGAAATTTTCTCGCGCGAGCAGTTCGTGCAGTGGTTCGACCTCGATCACCTCGGCCGTTCCGCCGCCCAGTTCGACGGCGAAAAACTCAAGTGGGTGAACGCGCACTACCTGCGCGCCTTGCCCCCGCAGCAACTGGCCGAAGCCGTGCGCCCATTTCTGCGGCGACTGGGCTTGCATGAGCAGGGAGTCGATCTTACTGGCGCGGTGGCGCTGCTGCGCGAACGCGCCCACACCCTGGTCGAGATGGCCGAGCTGTGCGGCATGTTCTATGTCCAGCCCCAACCTGATGCGGCCTTGCTGGCCCAGCATCTCACCGCACCGGCCCAGGCTGCCTTGTCCGATTTGCGCACCGCGCTCGCGGCATTGCCGAGCTGGGATGCGCCGGCCATTGGCGCCGCCATGAAGCAGGTCCTTGCGGCGCACCAACTGAAAATGCCGCAGCTGGCCATGCCGCTGCGCCTGCTGGTGACGGGGCGTTTGCAAACGCCGTCGGTCGATGCAGTCCTGGCCCTGTTCACGCGCGACACCGTGGTGCAAAGACTAGCCGCAAACACCTGAATGGCTGCAGCCTGCACGCGCTCGCGCAGGCCCGCCTGTTGCGCCTGAGCGACGTTTTGCGTTACAATTGCCTGTGCTGATCAATCGGGCTGCCTGACTTGGTGCCCTTTGATTCTTGTCTTGATCTACCAAGTTCCGCTAGAGGGCGAGCCGTGGCAAAAACGACTACTACGCGCAAATCCGTGGACTCCGATACCGATACCCTGGCCACAAAGCCACAGGCATCCAAAGAGGCCAATCCCTGGGATGCCATGCTGGAAAATGCGGCTGAAGTGGCCTCAACCTTCCGCAAGCGTCCGCAAGTCAAGGTTTCATCCCCTTGGCGCGAAGGTTTCGGCAGGCCGCTTTCCCAGCGGTCGCGTGAAATCTACGAACACATCACCGCGAACAAGACGCGGCTCAAGCAGAAGTAAAGTCCTGCAGCGAAAGACCCCAAGCCCCATGGGTGTGCTGGAAAGCCCGGCGCGTCAATGGGGCTTGGTCATTCTCCCCAGTGCTTGGGCGCAACGGCTCACCAGTTCCGGCCCTTGATAGATCAGCCCGGTATAGAGCTGCACCAGATTCGCACCGGCCTGGATTTTCTTAACAGCGTCGCCAGCCTGCAAAATGCCGCCGACGCCGATGATGGGGTAGCCCGGCCCCAGGCGTGCGCGCAATTGCGCAATCACCCGGGTGGACTGCTCTCGCAGCGGAGCTCCGCTCAAGCCGCCGGCTTCGTCCGCATGGGGCAGCCCCGCGACGGCATCCCTTGCAATCGTGGTGTTGGTGGCGATCACGCCGTCGATGCCGTGGCGCATCAGCGCGTCGGCCAGGGCGGCAATCTGTTCAGGCTGCAAGTCGGGCGCCACTTTCACCATCAGCGGTACGCGCTTGCCCTGCGCTTGCGCCAGTTGCTCGCGCTCGGTCGCCAGCCCTGTCAGCAAGGCCTCGAGCGCCGCATCAGTCTGCAAAGCCCGCAGCCCCTGGGTGTTGGGTGAGGAGACATTGATGGTCACATAATCGGCATGGGCATAAACCGCGCGCAGTCCGGCCGCATAGTCGTCCAGCGCCTGCTCCATGGGGGTGCTTGCGTTCTTGCCGATGTTCAGCCCCAGGGGCAGCTCGCGCCGGCTGCGGCGCACATGGTGCAGAAAGGCATCCAGCCCGGCGTTGTTGAAGCCCATGCGGTTGATCAGCGCCTGGGCCTGCGGCAAGCGGAACAGGCGCGGCTTGGCGTTGCCGGGCTGGGCGCGTGGTGTGACCGTGCCCACTTCGATGAAACCAAAGCCCATGGCCGCCAGCGCATCGATGGCTGCGCCATTCTTGTCCAGCCCGGCGGCGAGGCCGATGCGGTTGGGAAAGCTCAGGCCCAGGAGTTGCACCGGATCATGCACGCGCGGATGGGCGTAGAGCCGTGACAGCCCGGTTTGATGCAGCAGGCGCAAACCACGTAGCGTCAAGTCATGCGCCGCCTCAGGGTCCAGGCTGAAGAGTAGCGGGCGCATGAGCGCGTAGGGCAGGGGCATTGCGGGCTTGGCTTGAGTGGGCGGCGCGCTGCTGCGCCAAAGGGCGCGCTGTAGCGAGCGGCGATAATAAGGCCGACCTTTTTCGCGAGTGCACACATGACCCAGGACGAACTCAAACAAGCCGTGGCTCATGCCGCGCTGCGCCAGGTGCCGCAAGGCGAAATCATTGGTGTGGGGACGGGATCGACGGTGAATTTTTTCATCGACGCGCTCGCCACCATGAAGGACAAAGTGCGTGGCGCCGTGTCGAGTTCGGAGCGCAGCACCGAGCGTCTCAAGGCGCATGGCATCGAAGTGTTCGACTTGAACGTGGTGGAGCGTATTCCGGTTTATGTGGACGGGGCCGATGAAATCGACCCGTCCGGGGCGATGATCAAGGGCGGCGGTGGTGCGCTGACGCGGGAGAAGATCATCGCCGAAGTCGCCGATCGCTTTGTCTGCATCGTCGACGCCAGCAAGCTGGTGCCGGTGCTCGGCAAGTTTCCGCTGCCGGTGGAAGTGGTGCCGATGGCGCGCGAACTGGTGTTGCGCCGGCTGCGCGCGCTGGGCGGCGAGCCGCGTTTGCGCGAGGGCTACATCACCGACAACGGCAACGTCATCCTGGACGTGCATGGCCTGGCGATTGCCAACCCGCGCGAGTTCGAGTCCAGCATCAACCAGATTCCGGGCGTGGTCACGGTGGGCCTGTTCGCCCATCGCGGCGCCGATCTGGCGCTGGTGGGAACAGCCACGGGCGTGCAGGAACACGCTTACGTGTAAGCCGTGCTCGCCCAGGCTTCAGAACTGGAAGCCGGGCGGCGCCTTCGGGTTGGGCGGTGGCAGCACTGGGGCCGCAGGCAAGCCTTCGGGATTGCTGGCCTTCTTGGCGGGCCGTGATGCCGCGGCCAGCGGCACGAGGTTCTCGGGCGCGGCGAATGCGAAGTCTTTCGGCAGGCGAGATTGTTGGGGATAGCCCGCAGCCGTGAGCGCCTGGTTCCAGGCGTCGGGCGCAAAGCCCACCGGCAGGCGCACTCCAGCCACGGTCAGCAGCGGCAATTTTTCCGAGCCGTCGCTGATGCGCTTGTAGGCCGTGACGTCGGCTGGCGTGGCGACGCTCTTGTCGCTGTAGGGAATGCCGCGCTGGCGCAGCAAGTGCACGCCATCGTCGCAAGCCGGACATTGCGGCGTGGTGTAGATGACCACGGGATACTTGCGCACGACTGGCTGCAGATCCGCCGGAACGCGGCTTGCGCCCTGCTCGGATTGCGCCTGCGCGGGTGTGCCGATGCGCTCCACCTGCTCACCTGGGCGGCTGGGGGGAATGTCGGTGAAGGTGATCTGCCCGTTGCGCCCGACCACCTTGTAGACCGCCCAGGCCGAAGGTGCCGCAAGCGTTGCAAGCAGCGCCACGGCGGTTGCAAGCAACGCGGGACGGGCGGACGACAGCAGGACGTGGCGCATGGACATGGGCGTGGCTCCAGATCAGCGGAAGTGCTGGGCGACTAGCAGGGTAGCTCGGGGCGCGGGCGGCCGGTGGCTTCAGGTCGTCTCGACCATGCCCTGGTGGCGCAGCAGGGCGTCGATCTGCGGATCGCGCCCGCGAAAGGCACGGAAGGATTCGAGCGCCGGCCGGCTGCTGCCGCGGGCGAGGATTTCATCGCGGAAACGGGCTCCGGTCTGCGGGTCCAGGACGCCGTTTTCCTCGAACTGGGCGTACGCGTCGGCCGACAGCACCTCGGCCCATTTATAGCTGTAGTAGCCCGCCGCATAGCCACCGGCGAAGATGTGCGAGAAGCTGTGTTGAAAGCGGTAGAAGTCGGGCGGGAACAGCACGGCCACCTCTTGGCGCACGGCGGCAGCGACATCGGCCACGGTTTGTGGCGTGAAGCTGCGCAGGCTGTGGTGCAGGCGCAGGTCGAACAGCGAGAACTCGATCTGCCGCAGGGTTTGCATGCCAGCCTGGAAATTGCGCGCCGCCAGCATGCGCTCGAACAAGGCGCGAGGCAGGGCGGCGCCGGTGTCGACATGGCGGGTGAGTTGTTGCAGCACGTCCCATTCCCAGCAGAAGTTCTCCATGAACTGGCTGGGCAATTCCACCGCGTCCCACTCCACGCCGGAAATGCCGGAAGCGGAGATGTCGTCGACCTGGGTCAGCAGGTGATGCAGGCCGTGACCGAACTCGTGGAACAGGGTCTGCACGTCGTCGTGCGTCAGCAGCGCGGGTTTGCCGCCGACCCCGGCGGCGAAGTTGCAGGTGAGCAGGGCAATCGGTGTTTGCAAGCGAGTGCCGGGCTGGCCCGGGCGCAGCCAGCGGGCGCGGGCATCGTCCATCCAGGCGCCGGAGCGCTTGCCGGCGCGAGCGTGCAGGTCGGTGTAGAACTGGCCTATCCCCTGGCCCTGGGGCGTTTGCACATCCCAGAGCTTGACCTCGGGATGCCACGCGCCGCGCTGCGTTTGCGCCTCGACGATGCGCACGCCGAACAGGGTCTGCACCAGGGCGAACAGACCAGTCAGCACCTGCGGCTCGGTGAAGTATTGCTTCACCTCCTGCTCGGAGTAGTCGTAGCGGCGTTCGCGCAGGCGCTCGGAGGCGAAGGAAATATCCCAGGACGCCAGTTCGGGAAGGCCCAGATTCTCGGCGGCGAAGGCGCGCAGATCGGCCAGGTCGCGCTCGGCGTAGGGGCGGGCGCGCTGGGCGAGGTCGAGCAGGAAGTGCTCGACCTGCGCGGGGCTGTCGGCCATCTTGGGTTCGAGCGACAGCTCGGCGAAGCTGGAGAACCCCAGCAGGCGGGCTTCCTCGTCGCGCAGTTGCAGCAGTTCGGCCATCGGCGCCGAGTTGTCGAGCGCCGCGTCGCCCAGGTCGCTGGCGCGGGTGACGTAAGCGCGGTAGATGCGCTCGCGCAGGGCGCGGCTCTTGGCGTACTGCATCACCGGCACATAGCTCGGCTGGTGCAGGGTGAACACATAGCCAGGCTTGCCGAGTTCGGCCGCGGCCTCCTGGGCGACCTGCAGCACATCGGCAGGGATGCCGTCCACCTCGGCGGCGCTGGCTTCGAGTTTGGCGGCGTTGGTGGCGTCGAGCAGATGTTCGGAGAAGGTCTGGGCCAACTCGGCGCTGCGCTCCTGAATCTGGGCGTAGCGCCGGCGAGCCTCGCCCTGCAATTCGGCCCCGCTCAAGCGGAAGTCGCGCAAGGCGTGGCGGATGATGCGCTGGCGCGTGGCGCTCAGGCGGGTGAACTCCGCACTTTCGCTCAGGCGCTTGTATTGGGCGTAGAGCCCGGCGTCCAGGCCCAGCTCGGTCCAGAACTCGGTGACTTCGGGCAGCAGGGCGTTGAAGGCCTCGCGCAGCGCGGGGGTGTCGGCCACGGCGTTCAGATGCCCGACCATGCCCCAGGCACGCGAGAGCCGCTCGGTGGCGAGGTTGAGTGGGTCGACCACCGCATCCCAGGTGGCAGGAGTCACCAGGTCGGTGACTTTGGCCAGTGCGGCGCGGGCCTCGCCGATGAGTTGCGTGATGGCCGGTTTCACATGCTCGGGTTGAACCTGGGCATAAGCGGGCAGATCGGCGAAATCGAGCAGCGGGTTGCCGCGGGGTTGCGGCGCCGTTTGGCTGCTGGCTTGCTCCAATGTGGGCATGATGGCCCTCCTTCAGTTCAGAATTGCTCGCAGGCCTGCACGGTGTTGGCCAGCAGCATGGCGATGGTCATGGGGCCGACGCCGCCGGGCACGGGTGTGATCCAGCCGGCGACTTGCTCCACCGCGCCGAAGTCGACATCGCCGCACAAGGCGCCCTCGGCGTTGCGGTTCATGCCGACGTCGATGACCACCGCGCCGGGTTTCACCATGTCGGCGGTGATCAATCCGACTTTGCCCACGGCAGCCACCAGCACGTCGGCCTGGCGGCAGATGGCGGCGAGATCGGCCGTGCCGCTGTGGGCGATGGTGACTGTGGCGTCGGCTGCCAGCAGCATCATCGCCATGGGTTTGCCGACGATGTTGGAGCGTCCCACCACCACGGCGTGCTTGCCACGCAGCCGGCCCATGCCGATGTGCTCCAGCATGCGCATGCAGCCCAGCGGCGTGCAAGGGCGAAAGCCGGGCTGGCCCACCATCAGCGCGCCGGCGCTGGAGACGTGGAAACCGTCCACATCCTTGCGCGGCGAGATGGCCTCGATCACGCGGTGGGCGTCGATATGCGCCGGCAGCGGCAACTGCACCAGGATGCCGTGAACCGCCTCGTCCTGGTTGAGGGTGTGGATGCGTGCGAGCAAATCGGCCTCGTGCAGGGTGGCCGCATAGGTTTCGAGAATGGAACGCATGCCGGCCTGCTCACAGGCGGCGACCTTGTTGCGCACATACACCTGGCTGGCCGGATTGGCACCGACCAGGATGACCGCCAGTCCCGGTTGGCGCCCCGCGGCCGTGAGGGCAGCGGCGCGTACGGCGACCTCTGCGCGAACCTGTGCGGCCAGGGCCTTGCCATCGATGCGTTGAGCGGTCATGGGTGGATCGAGATGATGGGAAGTCGCGCGGCAACAGGGTGCGGCAGCGCTGCCGCGGTCAGCAGACGCCGCTTTATTTGCTCGCGCCCAGGGCGATCTTGAGCAGGTCGGCCACGGTGTTGGCGCCGAGCTTTTCCATGATGTTGGCGCGATGCGCCTCCACCGTTTTGATGCTGATGTTGAGGTCGTCGGCGATCTGCTTGTTCAGCCGCCCGGCAACGATGCGCTCCAGCACCTGCGATTCGCGGCTGGTGAGCTTGGCCAGCAGGGCGTCGCGGCTGGCGTTCTGGGTATGTTCTTCCAGGTCGACGCGGGCTTTTTGCAGCATGCGGTCGACCAGATCGCGCAGCAGATGTTCGTTGAACGGTTTTTCGATGAAATCCACTGCGCCTTTTTTCATCGTCGCCACCGCCATGGGCACGTCGCCGTGGCCGGTGATGAAGGCCAGCGGCATGCTCACGCCACGTTGAATCAGCCGGTCCTGCAATTCGATGCCGCTCATACCCGGCATGCGGACGTCCACCACGAGACAGGCCACCTCGCGCGGGTCGAAGCGGGTGAGGAAGGCTTCGGCGGAGTCGAAGCAGCGCACGCGGTAATCGTTGCCTTCGAGCAGCCATTGCAGCGAGTCGCGCACGGCCTCGTCGTCGTCAATGACATAAACCGTACCTTTGCTTGCTGGTTTCATGGGCTTGATGGGTGAGGTGCGGGTTGTGGGTGCGGTGGTTGTCGTGCCCGGCTAAGCACGGCCGAACCGGCTGTCCGACAGATCCGTGTGCTCGATGGCGGGCGTGGACGTGACTGCGGCGGGGAGTTCTTGCGGCAAGGGTTGAAAGGGCAGTGTGAAGCTGAAAATGCAACCGCATACAAGCTCTTGATTGTATTGATTCTCCGCCCAAAGCCGGCCCTGGTGGAACTCGATGATGGAGCGGCAAATGTTCAGGCCGATGCCCAGGCCGTCGGCCTTGGTGGTGTAGAAGGCCTCGAACAGATGGGCCATCACATCCTCCGGCACGCCGGTGCCGTTGTCGCGCACGGCGAAGGTGGTCTGGTGGGCGTCGGCGCTGATGTTGAGTTCGATGCTGCGCGCCAGGCCTTTGCGCTGCGCCTTGTCGACCGATTCGGCGGCATTGCGCAGCAGATTGAGCAGCACCTGCTCGACCAGGATGGGGTCGGCCCAGAGTTGCGGAATACCGGGGGCGATATGCGTGAACAGGCGCACATTGCGCCGCCGCAGATCGATTTCGGCCAGTTCCAGCGTGTTCTGCACGATGTCCTGCACGCGGCAGTCGATGCGGTGCGGCTCGCTCTTTTTCACGAAGTCGCGCACGCGGCGGATCACCGCTGCGGCACGCTGGGCCTGGCGCGCGGTTTTTTCCAGCGCCGCCTGCAGTTCCTGCGGCGGCATGGACTGGTTTTTCAGGCGTGCGATCATGCCCGAACAGTAGTTGTTGATGGCGGTGAGCGGCTGGTTGAGCTCATGTGCGAGCGAGGAGGCCATTTCGCCCATGGCGATGAGCCTGCTGGTGATCTGCGCTTTCTCTTCCTGGTTGCGCGTGACGTCGTCGGCCTGGTGGCGCGCCGTCACGTCGGTGGCGATGAGCATCTGCACGATGCGCCCGTCCACCCACTGGATGTAGCGCTGGCGCACGTCGAACCAGCGGTCCAGCGCGGCGACGTGGATTTCATGCACCTGGGCCATGGGTTTGATGATTTCGCCAGCAGGCAGACCGGCATAGGCGTCAACCTCGTCATCGGCATCCTGAACCGTGCTGGGGGGCGGATCCTGACCACTGAGCAGGTGGTGGCCGTGCGCCGAGGCGCCGAACCACTGGCGGTAGAGTTTGTTGGCGAAGAGCTGTTCGTTGCGGTCGATGGCGAGCACCGAAACCGCCGCGTCCAGGCCTTCCAGCACGGCGACGAAGCGTTCGTGCGAGGCCGCCAGCTCGTGGCGAATGCGCGTGGGCTCGGTGATGTCGGTGATCGAGGTGATCCACCCGGTCTGGCGTTCGCGCGCGTCGATCAGCGCCGAGACGTAGACGCGGGCGTCGAACTCGCTGCCGTCCTTGCGCCGCAGCTTCAGGGCGAACCCCGAGGGCGGCGCCAGCCCGTCGATGGTCTGCTGCAACGCCAGCGCCATTTCCGCCGCGCGCCGCTGTGGCCAATAGGGATGGGGCGGTGCGCTGCCCAACAAGTCTTGTTCGGAAAAGCCGGTCATCTTGCAGAACGCCAAGTTGACATAGCTGATGCGCCCTTTCAGGTCGATGGCCTGCATGCCGGTGGACAGCGAATTTTCCATCGCGCGGCGGAAGGCGGTCTCGCGCGTCAGGCTCTCCTGGGTCTGCAGCCGCTGACGCATCTGACGCCAGGTGCCCCACAGCATCCACAGCATCAGCGCCGACAGCACGAACACCGCCCAGTACAGGCCGCGCACCACCCAGCTCGGGGCCGAGTGATAACTGCTGACGCGCATGAACAAGCCAGCGTCAAAGGGATGCACGGCCGCCACATACTGCAACGGCTTGCTGTGGAGGTCCGCCGTCGCGCTACTGGCAAGAACGGTTTGTGCACGGCTCACCAACGCGACTGCATAACGCGTGCTGAGCTCCTGCACCACGTCGCTGCGCAACAAGCCGTCGATGCTGAACACGGCATTCACCGTTCCAGCGAATTGCTGGCTGGGCTCCAGCGACCCCTGGGAGGCGGCCGTACCCGCCGGTGTTTTGGGCGTAC is part of the Thiomonas sp. X19 genome and encodes:
- a CDS encoding PAS domain S-box protein, which encodes MNHSDTPPLLRRLASALRPLRLRAQAALRGRNADRLLLFGPLLSLVLFLGAAAALVRYTQQTEVQRERDTLQRDSEWAQQRMSLEMGLMQEQLQSMANTLEASPRGPARFEFMARSFLRQHASAVLVYATDAQGMVTQLASSAVLPHDLKLLEKGAPENQALALRAFNQAQITLHTAYSMPYQLPRVGWVVQSATPLFSTPKTPAGTAASQGSLEPSQQFAGTVNAVFSIDGLLRSDVVQELSTRYAVALVSRAQTVLASSATADLHSKPLQYVAAVHPFDAGLFMRVSSYHSAPSWVVRGLYWAVFVLSALMLWMLWGTWRQMRQRLQTQESLTRETAFRRAMENSLSTGMQAIDLKGRISYVNLAFCKMTGFSEQDLLGSAPPHPYWPQRRAAEMALALQQTIDGLAPPSGFALKLRRKDGSEFDARVYVSALIDARERQTGWITSITDITEPTRIRHELAASHERFVAVLEGLDAAVSVLAIDRNEQLFANKLYRQWFGASAHGHHLLSGQDPPPSTVQDADDEVDAYAGLPAGEIIKPMAQVHEIHVAALDRWFDVRQRYIQWVDGRIVQMLIATDVTARHQADDVTRNQEEKAQITSRLIAMGEMASSLAHELNQPLTAINNYCSGMIARLKNQSMPPQELQAALEKTARQAQRAAAVIRRVRDFVKKSEPHRIDCRVQDIVQNTLELAEIDLRRRNVRLFTHIAPGIPQLWADPILVEQVLLNLLRNAAESVDKAQRKGLARSIELNISADAHQTTFAVRDNGTGVPEDVMAHLFEAFYTTKADGLGIGLNICRSIIEFHQGRLWAENQYNQELVCGCIFSFTLPFQPLPQELPAAVTSTPAIEHTDLSDSRFGRA